From the genome of Methanoregula boonei 6A8:
TCTGTGACGTGCATCCGGCACCGATCAGGAACAGGACCAGGCACAGGGCTAAAATTCCCGATACCGTGATTGTTTTCTTCATCACTCATTCACCTCTTTTGTCACCCGAATTTCGGGGCAAAACCCCCGACGCTCTGGTTTGTCCTGCGCTCTCCTGCGGTCCGGTTCTCCCGGTTCTGTGCAGTCTGGTTTGCCAGCTGTGACCGTGCCTGCGCAGTAATCTGCTGGAGAGCCTGGGCATATTGCTGATCAAGTGATTCCAGCTGCGAATTCACGCTGCTGAGCGTTGACTGGTCGTGGTTCTGCAGTGCAGTCTGGAGCTGGGACTGGAGCGCTGTTATCTGGGAGAGAATGGTCTGGGCATCAGAAACATCCAGTCCCCGTGCGGTAAGATTGGTCAACCTGTCCTGCATCCGGGTTGTTGTGTTGGTAAATTGCGCGAGCCGGGCTGACTCCCGTGCCTGCCAGGACAGATTGACCACGGCCTGGGAAAGTTGCTGGCACAGGGAATCAATCTGGCTGTTTACCTGGCGGATCTGAGCCTCATCTTTTGCATCAAGTGCAGCCTTGAGCTGCGGCTGGAGGGCCTGTATCTGTGACTCGATAGCCTGGGCCGATGAGACATCGATCCCCTTTGCCGTCAGGTTCGTCAGGAGGTCTGTCCTGCGGCCGTCATTGTAACTGAACTCATCCAGACGGGATTTTTCCCGGTCGGTCCAGTAGGTGGTATCCAGATTCTGGATGTTTGCCTGATCTGCAGTCACCGAACTATTGACGGCAGCCTGCAGGGCCGACCCTGATCCGTTGCCCGCGGAAATGGCAGTTTTGAGATCCGTCCGGAACTGCGTGACCTGCTGGGTCATGGTCCCCCAGGCCTGCGTTATAGTATCATTGGAGCTCATGGACTGGACCGAAGAAACGGTTGCTAGAAACTGCTGTTCGTCATTCTGCAACGTACTGGTTGACTGGTTGAGCGTTCCGATATACTGTATCGCCCCATCCATCTTTGCCTTAAAGAGTTCACCGGCATAGGCCGTGTACGCCTGCATTGCGGCGATGTGCTCGGAATTGTCTGTCCAGGGCTGGCCGGGACTCCATGCACTTACGGCGGGAACCATCAGAACTGCCAGCACGAGCAGGCAGAGAATTATCTTGGCATGCTTGACCAACTGTGATCACCTCAGGAAAATTTTGGAAAATATGCTTGGCAGGCATCAATTTAAAACTTGTCAAATTTACTTTACTTTTCCGGGATGATCCGCGGGTATAGGTGTCCACATCACGTGCGGCCCCTCCGGGTAGTGTGCCCACAATTTTCCCTGTTTTCCCGCGCTCAAGCCCCTCCGGTATTACCTGCAATCCGGTCCTGGCTCAAAAAATGCCCGGATTTTTTACAGGCCAGATTGTGCCCTTTCTTTTCTTTTGGACAATCCGGAACGGTCTCTTGTCATAGCCTGTAGGCAGGGACAACCGGACTTGGACGGGACTGTGACGACACTTATGTAAGCTGCGAAAAAACAGACTGATCAGACGGCTCAAGCCGGATTTGGAGGAAATGCGATGAAACCAAGAACTGTCGTGCTCCTTGTGCTTCTTGCACTGGGGCTATGCTGCGCCATCGGACCTGCCATGGCGGACAACAATAGTACAGTATGGGGAATGCCGTCCTCGGGTTACAATCAGTCTTATGCCCGGTCCATCGGACCGAACAGTTCGCTCTACGGTCTCCAGACCGCATTTGAGAACCTTGATGAGTCCTTTACCTTTAACCAGACCGAAAAACTGGAAAAGGAGATCCAGTATGATAATATCCGTATTGCCGAACTGGAAGCCGCCCTTGCGGCAAACCAGAGCGATGCTGCCAACCGGGCAATGGACCAGTACAGGCTTGACCTGAACCGGACCCAGAGGACAATATCGTGGTACAATACTACCGACTCCCAGTACGCGTTTAACGGGACGGATTTGGGCACTGGTCCTCAGCAGGGGTCTTACCGGAACTCTACCGGTACCGGGCTCCCCGATGAATCGCACCGTGCCAGCTCCCCGCAGCCCCCCAATGCTGCAGCCATGATCGCCGCGCAACAGCAGATCGCCCTGCACCAGGATATCCTGCAGCACCTTCTCGACGTGCATCCCGATAACAGTGCGCTTGCCCGTGCATACAACACAAGCGTTGATGCGGAAAAGAGGTTTGAAGACAGGACGCTGGTCCATTTCGATCTCGAGCGTACTGCGGATCACCACGTCATCTTCCACCCCGTCGTCCTGAACCCTGTTGTTCGGAATCATATCGCCACAACGAACTCCTGGAACCAGACCCGTAACACGGTCACCTACACCGGGAATGGCCAGAATACGGATCATACAACCCAGAACTGGGTTGACCAGCACCGGCAGGACACTTCCCAGGTTAACAACAGCAACGGACAGTATCCCGCAAACAACCAGGCATACCGGTACAGGAACACCAGCTCCACCGGTTCTGACAACCGGAACACCTACCAAAACAATGGCCGGGATGACCAGCACCGGTTCCCGTAACTGCCATTCCTCCCCGCAGCCGGTTGCTGGCCGGCTCGCGTATTTTTTATATCGCACAGGACAACGATCAACAAACGGGTTACGATGGATATGCTGAAACGGTACGTGGCAATAACGATCCTGCTTCTTTTCTGCATCCTGCCGATTGCAGCAGCTGCCACCCCCTCAGATTATGCCACCACCTATACGATCACGCTGCAGCCGGATGGATCGGCGCTCTGGACCGTGGAGTACCGCACCCCACTTTCCACGGAAAGCGATATTGCCGACTTCCAGGAATACTCGGCAAACATAACCTCCGTGTATCTCCCTCAGCTCGAAGACCTCATACAGCACTCCTCATCAGAGGCTGCAACTGCCACGTCCCGTCCTATGAGCATTGGCAATTTTTCCGGCAATGCGGTAGTCCAGACCTCCCCGACCGGGCAGTTCGGCGTCGTGACGTACACGTTTGCCTGGACAAACTTCTCTGTACCGGAGGGCGGCCTTGTTGCCGGTGATTCCTTTGCCGGGGGACTCTATCTGGACAAGGATTCTGCCCTGATCCTCCGGTACCCGCCCGGTTATTCTGTTACTTCTGCCGACCCGGCCCCTGACCAGCAGTCGGGCAACAGCCTTACCTGGTACGGCGAACGGGAGTTTGGTGCCGGCGAGCCTCAGGTCGTACTTGCGGCCCCTTCTCTCCCGTTCCTTCCGCTGATCGCACTTATTGTCGCTGTAATCCTTGTTGCCGTGGCCGGGTTTGCGGTTTACCGCAGAAAACGCTCTCCCCGGGAACCGGAAGCGGAACCCGATGAACCCGGTGATCTGTCTCCTGTCCTCTCCAGTGCAGATCTTGCAAGCCTTGAAGATCGGATCATTGGCCTCCTCAAAGCACATGGGGGGGAGCGGTTTCAGTCGGAGATCGTCAGGGAACTGGGCCTGCCCAAATCAACCGTGAGCTCTACGCTTAACGATCTCCACCACCAGGGAAAGATCCAAAAAATAAAAAAAGGGCGGGAGAATCTCATCCGTCTTGCCGAAGAGGATAAAGATTCTAGGCCAGAACCGGATGCCGGGTTCCGGTAATTTTTCCACTTACGTCTCTTTTAGGGAGCCACGCTTCCGCCGGCGCCGAAGTTAGCGGGCTGCGATCGGCACGATACTTACTTCCATTGTAATCCCGGCCAGGTGCAGGAATTCACCTGCGGAGTTGCCGATCCATACCTGGTACCTTACAGGAAAGATGCAGGATTTTTCTAAAAACCGATCATTTGCGGCGATACCGGGTATTTGGCAGCACCCGTGTACCAGAACCCTTAAATTTGCCAGATGGAAATTATTCAATATCTACTTTCTGACGGGTCCTGCTTTCCATGATCTCTGCACTCTACGTGGATGATGATCCCGACCTGCTTGAGGTAGGCAGGCTCTTTTTGGAGCGATCAGGGAATATCCGGATTGAAACTGCATTATCCGCAGAAGAAGGCCTGAACAAACTCAGGACCACACCTTATGATATCGTCATCTCTGATTACCAGATGCCCGGGATGGACGGGATCGCATTTTTAAAAGTCGTCCGTACCCGGTATCCCAAACTTCCCTTTGTCATCTTCACCGGCCGGGGACGGGAAGAGGTTGCTATTGAAGCCCTCAACAGCGGAGCAGACCGGTATATCCAGAAAGGCGGCGACCCCCGGTCCCAGTTTACCGAGCTTATCCATACTGTAAAGGACTCTGTGGAGAAGAGGCGGACACAGGAAGAGATCATTCACCTTAACCGTCTGTACTCGGTGATCTCGCGGACCAACCGGGCGACCATCCACATCCGGGACCGGCAGGCGCTCCTTGACGAGGCCTGCAGGATCGCGGTGGAGGAAGGAAAATTCCTGATGGCCTGGATCGGTATCGTGGATCCGGCAACCCGCGAGGTCCGCCCGGTTGCAGCCTGCGGGTACGAGGCGGGGTACCTGAGCCTGCTTTCTATTACCGTAGACAATGTGCCGCAGGGAATGGGGCTGACCGGCTCCTGCATCCGCGAAGGGTGCCCGATGGTCTGCAACGAGATCCTGTCCGATCCGCGGATGGAAGACTATCGCGAGGAAGCTGCACGGCGCGGGTACTGCTCGTCGGCCTCGTTTCCGCTCCGGGACGGAAACGAAATTATCGGTGCCATGCGGTTTTACTCGGGAGAGTGTAACTTCTTTAATGATCGCGAGCTGGCACTTTTGCGGGAGCTCACCGATGATATCTCATTTGCGCTTGAGATGATGGAGCGCGATTCCACGCTCGCAGAGCTCGCGCTCTCCAACCGGAAACTCAACCTGCTCAATGACCTTATCCGTCACGATATCCTCAACACGCTCACCGGTCTTCTGGGCCTTGAGGATATGGCCGCAACCCGGTTATCGGATCCAACCGCAACCGGTCAGATTCTTGACGAGATCAGGGAGAGTACAAAGCGCATCCAGCAGCAAATCACCTT
Proteins encoded in this window:
- a CDS encoding GumC domain-containing protein, translated to MVKHAKIILCLLVLAVLMVPAVSAWSPGQPWTDNSEHIAAMQAYTAYAGELFKAKMDGAIQYIGTLNQSTSTLQNDEQQFLATVSSVQSMSSNDTITQAWGTMTQQVTQFRTDLKTAISAGNGSGSALQAAVNSSVTADQANIQNLDTTYWTDREKSRLDEFSYNDGRRTDLLTNLTAKGIDVSSAQAIESQIQALQPQLKAALDAKDEAQIRQVNSQIDSLCQQLSQAVVNLSWQARESARLAQFTNTTTRMQDRLTNLTARGLDVSDAQTILSQITALQSQLQTALQNHDQSTLSSVNSQLESLDQQYAQALQQITAQARSQLANQTAQNRENRTAGERRTNQSVGGFAPKFG
- a CDS encoding DUF5667 domain-containing protein; the protein is MKPRTVVLLVLLALGLCCAIGPAMADNNSTVWGMPSSGYNQSYARSIGPNSSLYGLQTAFENLDESFTFNQTEKLEKEIQYDNIRIAELEAALAANQSDAANRAMDQYRLDLNRTQRTISWYNTTDSQYAFNGTDLGTGPQQGSYRNSTGTGLPDESHRASSPQPPNAAAMIAAQQQIALHQDILQHLLDVHPDNSALARAYNTSVDAEKRFEDRTLVHFDLERTADHHVIFHPVVLNPVVRNHIATTNSWNQTRNTVTYTGNGQNTDHTTQNWVDQHRQDTSQVNNSNGQYPANNQAYRYRNTSSTGSDNRNTYQNNGRDDQHRFP
- a CDS encoding helix-turn-helix transcriptional regulator, with translation MDMLKRYVAITILLLFCILPIAAAATPSDYATTYTITLQPDGSALWTVEYRTPLSTESDIADFQEYSANITSVYLPQLEDLIQHSSSEAATATSRPMSIGNFSGNAVVQTSPTGQFGVVTYTFAWTNFSVPEGGLVAGDSFAGGLYLDKDSALILRYPPGYSVTSADPAPDQQSGNSLTWYGEREFGAGEPQVVLAAPSLPFLPLIALIVAVILVAVAGFAVYRRKRSPREPEAEPDEPGDLSPVLSSADLASLEDRIIGLLKAHGGERFQSEIVRELGLPKSTVSSTLNDLHHQGKIQKIKKGRENLIRLAEEDKDSRPEPDAGFR
- a CDS encoding hybrid sensor histidine kinase/response regulator yields the protein MISALYVDDDPDLLEVGRLFLERSGNIRIETALSAEEGLNKLRTTPYDIVISDYQMPGMDGIAFLKVVRTRYPKLPFVIFTGRGREEVAIEALNSGADRYIQKGGDPRSQFTELIHTVKDSVEKRRTQEEIIHLNRLYSVISRTNRATIHIRDRQALLDEACRIAVEEGKFLMAWIGIVDPATREVRPVAACGYEAGYLSLLSITVDNVPQGMGLTGSCIREGCPMVCNEILSDPRMEDYREEAARRGYCSSASFPLRDGNEIIGAMRFYSGECNFFNDRELALLRELTDDISFALEMMERDSTLAELALSNRKLNLLNDLIRHDILNTLTGLLGLEDMAATRLSDPTATGQILDEIRESTKRIQQQITFTRDYQNIGVHAPQWQDLHAVVTRAADPANPGPVALKITIDKDLEVYADAMLEKVFFNLIDNALRYGGGDLTRIALSVRTECSCIIITCQDDGPGIPDAEKERIFDSGFGKNTGLGLFLAREILGISGLSIRETGISGKGACFEITVPEQAWRRKRVPSLK